The Sedimentibacter sp. zth1 DNA segment TGTAGTGGTAATAGTAGTGCCGAAACAATGATGTTAGCAGAAGTGGGAAAAAAAGATGGCGCATTTGTTAAGGTTCTTGGAGGTGGATGTGCAAAATGCAATCAGCTAGAAGAGGCAACAAAAAAAGCTTTGATAGAACTTGGCATGGATACCTCCATCGATCATGTAACTGATTTTACACAAATTGCTTCATATGGTGTAATGACTACACCTGCACTTGTTATAGGTGGAAAGGTTGTATCTTTTGGGAAAGTTTTAAAGAAAGATGAAGTTATAGATATTTTGAAAAAACTTAGAGATTAATGTAGATATTATTGGAAAATATTAAAAAACAATCATTTAATAGAAATTATGAATATTTGTTTTAAGTAACCAAAATATTTAGAACAATAAAGTAACCATATAATTTAATAGTGCAAAAACAGCCTTTCAGCAGAGAGGCTGTTTTGGTTTATCCTAAATTCAAATAAAAGAGGAGATAAAGAATTTTTAAGACGCTGTTCTGTAAAAAAGTTAGCGTTTTATCGTGTTGGAAATAGTAAACAATATAGACAAAGAACTCATAACCAATATGAAATAACTAAAAGCATATTGCAATACAAATATTTAAATACTATAATTATGTATAGTATTTAAATATTTTAGTGAGGAGTAATGCAATGATAGTATGTATAATTTTGATAGCACTATTGCTACTATATTTTATTTTAGTTTGCCCTAATCTAAGTAGGAAGAAAGAAACACTTAGTTTTAATGAAAACTTATATGCACATAGAGGTTTTTTCGACGACAAATCTGAAGCACCTGAGAACACAATGTTAGCATTTAAAAAAGCTATTGAAAATGGATATGGAATTGAGCTTGATGTTCATGTAACAAAGGACTTAAAATGTATTGTTTGTCATGATGATGATTTAAAAAGAATTGCGGGTATTGATAAAAAAATATGTGAAATTACATTTAATGAAATAAAAAACGTAAATGTGTACAATACTAATGAAAAGATACCTAGTTTAGAAGATGTTTTAAATTTAGTTAATGGTCAGGTATCATTAGTAGTAGAAATAAAATCTATAACCAATGCATTTAAGGAAACAGAAATTATATCTCGTGTTTTAGATAA contains these protein-coding regions:
- a CDS encoding thioredoxin family protein; translation: MALFDFVKKKEKSGCCCSGNSSAETMMLAEVGKKDGAFVKVLGGGCAKCNQLEEATKKALIELGMDTSIDHVTDFTQIASYGVMTTPALVIGGKVVSFGKVLKKDEVIDILKKLRD
- a CDS encoding glycerophosphodiester phosphodiesterase family protein, translated to MIVCIILIALLLLYFILVCPNLSRKKETLSFNENLYAHRGFFDDKSEAPENTMLAFKKAIENGYGIELDVHVTKDLKCIVCHDDDLKRIAGIDKKICEITFNEIKNVNVYNTNEKIPSLEDVLNLVNGQVSLVVEIKSITNAFKETEIISRVLDKYKGKYCIESFNPLVLLWYKKHKSNVIRGQLSTNYKNDNVSGNRFRNFLLTFLLFNIVTKPDFIAYNIDYKKNISFLVCTKIYNISGFAWTVKNQSELNDSRNYYNVFIFQDFIPK